The stretch of DNA ATATATGACAATCATGACTTTTCATTCCATATAACTTGCCCTCTTTCATGTCAACACATCTCCCTAAATTTGAAACATATCCATCAGGCATCCTTAACTCTTTCACCCATTCACATATTGCCCTCTTTTGCTGGAGGGTAAATGTGTAGTTTGCTTTGGGTTTTATAATTTTACCTCCACTTTGTTTTGGCAGTTCTAAATTTTTTCGCTTGCAGTATAATGACAGATTCATTCTAGCCTTTGCATTATCTTTAGTCTTCTCTTTGATGTCCATGACAGTATTGAATATATTATCAAATACATTCTTCTCAATATGCATTACATCAAGGTTATGACGGATTAAATTATGACGCCAATAAGGCAAATCCCAAAATATGCTTCTTTTGGTCCAATTATGCGTACTTCCATATCCTTCTATCTCAAGTTGCTCAACATCACTTATCTTATCATAATTCTGAACTATATACCATATTTGCTCTCCAGTCAATCTTGGCGGAGGTTCTGATCTCTCAATTCTATTCTTATAGAATGCATCCTTGTTTCTTCTAAACATGTGATTATTTGGCAAGAATTGTCTGTGGCAGTCAAACCATGATGGCTTTCTCccattttttaattgaaatgcCTTGGTTCGTTCCATACAGTATGGACATGCTAGCCTGCCTGCTGTCATCCATCCAGACAACATTCCATATGCAGAAAAATCATTAATAGTCCACAACAATGCAGCTCGCATTACAAAATTTGACTTAGAATGAATATCATAAGTTAAAACGCCATCTTCCCATAGTAGTTTTAGCTCATCAATCAAGGGCTGCAGGTATACATCAATCCTGATTTTGGGATTACGAGGACCAGGAATAATCATGGATAAAAACATGTAAAGAGTTTTCATGCACATAGAAGGAGGCAGGTTATACGGAGTGACAATTATTGGCCAACATGAATATTGTTTACCAGATTGACCAAAAGGGGTGAATCCATCAGCACATAATCCTAGTCTGACATTGCGTGGTTCTTGAGAAAATTGTGGATGTTTTCTATCAAAATACTTCCATGCTTTTGAATCCGATGGATGCTCAAGAACTCCTTTAAACTCGTGATCAAAATGCCATCGCATGTGAGATGCTGTGTTCATTGAAGCATAAAGTCTTCTTAAACGAGGTATAAGCGGTAAATAGTGCATTCGTTTCAAAGGCACTTGTTTACCCTTTTTACCTATCTTGTGCCTTGGAGAATGACAAAATTTACATTCCTTTCTTGGCATATCATCCTCCTTGTAATACAGCATACAACCATTAATGCAACAATCAATTTTATTGCTTTCCATGCCAAGTTTCGATACTAGCTTCTTTGCTTCATAAAAATTGGAGACAAGTAAGTTATCCTTAGGAATCACTTCTTTCATAGCTTTCACGAAATCATCAAAGATTTGTTGAGATACATTCCCTTTAGCTTTTATACTCAACATTTTAACTGCCATTGATAATTCTGAATGACTAACACATCCCTCAAATAATGGGCGCTGAGCAGATtgtaataaatcataaaaatttttagcTTCTGCATTTGGAGGCTCCTCCATGTGTTCTTCAAATTGACTCATTAATTAATGTCGAGCAGCATCAACCACCATAGATTCATATGAATTTCTTATTGGCACACTAACATGCGGAGAAGAACATGTGCCTTCTTGGTTATCATGATCTACATTCAAATGCAATGGACTCTCTCCATGTGAATCCCAACACCAGTATCTTGGCATGAAACCATATTTATATAAATCTAGTAAAACTTCATCCGGAGttgagaaaattttatttttatgtttgttgCAAGGACATCTAAGTAGACTGCCTTCAAGTACAAATTGAGGTTGTTTTGTAACTGTATCAATAAATTGTTGAACACCATTGATAAATTCCTGTCGTAATCCTCCTCGGTTAGGCAAATTTCTATTGTACATCCACTTTCGATGATCTGGAATTTCCATATCTACATATaaagtatataataattttcataatcaataattgagtataaaactaaaattctataaattttaaagaattaaaaaaaattgagtataaaactaaaattaaattaaataaatataaaataattcagttgtgtttatttataatatatagaataattagcacataaattttaaaaatgaatacaCTAACATGGTGGCATTCCTTATCCTTGCCTATTAAAAAGAcatgggttcgaaacccattgCATGTCTCATACATAatgacaaaaatttaaatattattttaaaataatactagttagttattttttattccctttcttcctctttttttattctctttctatcttCTCTTCAATCGCAGTTAGTTACCATCATATATTAGTTCATAATTATTACATTCAAAAGTGAATACTAAtacgtaaaaataaaaataaaaaatatttttttaactcaataaaaaataaaaataatactagtatatatatacacacaaaaaattgaattttgatttcttaTAGCATTTATAACCAAACCATATAATAATTTTGATCTATGAAAACTTTTATATATGTTTCCCTTTGTTTGCAAAATATATATTGCATCACCGTAACATCGAGATGCATATAATTAAATCGTTTTAATAAGTAGAGATTTTTCATGAACCTTTAAATTTAATCTAAAAATTTA from Arachis duranensis cultivar V14167 chromosome 4, aradu.V14167.gnm2.J7QH, whole genome shotgun sequence encodes:
- the LOC110280687 gene encoding uncharacterized protein LOC110280687, with translation MAVKMLSIKAKGNVSQQIFDDFVKAMKEVIPKDNLLVSNFYEAKKLVSKLGMESNKIDCCINGCMLYYKEDDMPRKECKFCHSPRHKIGKKGKQVPLKRMHYLPLIPRLRRLYASMNTASHMRWHFDHEFKGVLEHPSDSKAWKYFDRKHPQFSQEPRNVRLGLCADGFTPFGQSGKQYSCWPIIVTPYNLPPSMCMKTLYMFLSMIIPGPRNPKIRIDVYLQPLIDELKLLWEDGVLTYDIHSKSNFVMRAALLWTINDFSAYGMLSGWMTAGRLACPYCMERTKAFQLKNGRKPSWFDCHRQFLPNNHMFRRNKDAFYKNRIERSEPPPRLTGEQIWYIVQNYDKISDVEQLEIEGYGSTHNWTKRSIFWDLPYWRHNLIRHNLDVMHIEKNVFDNIFNTVMDIKEKTKDNAKARMNLSLYCKRKNLELPKQSGGKIIKPKANYTFTLQQKRAICEWVKELRMPDGYVSNLGRCVDMKEGKLYGMKSHDCHIFMKRLLPIAFSLLPEQIWKPITELSQFFRDLCSTSLREDVLNKLEENIPIVLCKLERIFPPGFFDSMEHLPIHLPFEALLGGPVQYRWMYPFERFLHHLKKKVKNKAHVEGSIVESYLIEEISYFCEYYFNQTSIDAKQNDEGDDSIEQNLSIFNLRGCLAGECKIRYLDDKEFSAAMNHILINCDEIKPYIEIFVDFIRQDHITLSDEQVNQFIEANFAKWFKNYVHDPLNNVTDSNIHSLAWGPLRIVKCWPIYKVNGFKFHTRSHSSGKSTQNYGIYVKGTGTKVNKEYGIIQIRKNRRYGKYDPFIIAHKAIQVYFAPHPISNTKEKAEWWFVFKTKARGEIEIETTEDFAYQEDGTNQSNNHISNDIDIVVDLLDTNSTRYEEEEEDDDDEPLGDEDEDMDEDENEDEDDDENNEDEDQNE